Proteins encoded within one genomic window of Xylophilus sp. GOD-11R:
- a CDS encoding DUF1501 domain-containing protein, translated as MTHVHCPDAYPSDSEVPSPGRRAFMRRSSQLALAGTALPFALNLAAVGDAAAAEAGDYKALVCVFLYGGNDYANTVVNYDSPSYAAYSNIRGTVALARNDLTSTLLQPTAALPDGRQYALNPAMTAMAGLFHSGVAAVQLNVGSLVAPMTRAQYTSGAVVKPPRLFSHNDQQSIWQASAAEGATVGWGGRLGDFSLASNGSSTFTCISASGNAVFLSGHSALPYQVSTSGAVRINAIKSNVYGSAAVKAVMGDLLQQQSNHLLENEYGRISSRAITAEVTVSNALGSGNSVSTPFPANNSLADQLKVVARLIAARNTLNVKRQVFFVSLNGFDLHNALLSQHPILMEKVSEAMAAFYRATVELGVADQVTAFTASDFGRTLATNGAGADHGWGSHHFVVGGAVKGKAFYGNPPPVSIGDSPSLADDQWHVGQGRLLPSTSVDQYAATMARWFGVPDADLDTIFPNLKNFGAAAGRPDYPRDMGFMRAG; from the coding sequence ATGACACACGTTCACTGCCCTGACGCCTACCCCAGCGATAGCGAAGTACCCAGCCCGGGTCGCCGCGCATTCATGCGCCGGTCGAGCCAGTTGGCTCTCGCAGGTACCGCCTTGCCTTTTGCGCTCAATCTGGCCGCGGTGGGCGATGCGGCCGCTGCCGAGGCGGGCGATTACAAGGCGCTCGTTTGCGTTTTTCTGTACGGCGGAAACGATTACGCCAACACCGTGGTCAATTACGACTCGCCCAGCTACGCGGCCTATTCGAATATTCGCGGTACCGTCGCGCTCGCCCGGAACGACCTGACGTCGACGCTGCTGCAGCCCACGGCCGCATTACCCGATGGGCGGCAATATGCTTTGAATCCCGCCATGACGGCGATGGCGGGTCTGTTCCACTCCGGCGTCGCCGCCGTTCAATTGAACGTGGGATCCCTCGTCGCTCCCATGACGAGAGCGCAGTACACGTCCGGCGCCGTCGTGAAACCCCCGCGTCTCTTCTCGCACAACGACCAGCAGTCGATCTGGCAGGCATCAGCCGCAGAAGGCGCAACCGTCGGGTGGGGCGGGCGGCTGGGCGACTTCTCCCTCGCATCGAATGGCTCATCGACATTCACCTGCATTTCAGCCTCCGGCAACGCCGTGTTCCTCTCCGGCCACAGCGCGCTTCCCTACCAGGTAAGCACCAGCGGCGCGGTGCGCATCAATGCGATCAAGAGCAACGTCTATGGATCGGCGGCGGTGAAGGCGGTGATGGGCGACTTGCTGCAGCAGCAAAGCAATCACCTGCTGGAGAACGAATACGGTCGCATTTCGTCGCGCGCGATAACTGCGGAGGTCACGGTCAGCAATGCCCTCGGCTCGGGCAATTCCGTCTCCACCCCTTTTCCGGCAAACAACAGCCTGGCCGACCAACTGAAGGTGGTCGCTCGCCTGATCGCGGCGCGCAACACCTTGAACGTCAAGAGGCAGGTCTTTTTTGTCTCGCTCAACGGATTCGACCTGCATAACGCACTGCTCTCGCAGCATCCGATCCTCATGGAGAAGGTGAGCGAGGCGATGGCGGCGTTCTATCGAGCGACCGTCGAGCTCGGCGTCGCCGACCAGGTCACCGCCTTTACCGCGTCAGACTTCGGCAGGACCCTGGCCACCAACGGTGCCGGCGCCGACCACGGGTGGGGCAGCCATCACTTCGTCGTGGGTGGAGCAGTCAAGGGCAAGGCGTTTTACGGCAATCCCCCACCCGTCAGCATCGGCGACAGCCCCAGCTTGGCAGACGACCAGTGGCACGTTGGCCAGGGGCGCTTGCTGCCCAGCACCTCGGTCGACCAATATGCAGCCACGATGGCACGATGGTTCGGCGTGCCCGATGCCGACCTGGACACCATCTTCCCAAACCTCAAGAATTTCGGCGCGGCGGCCGGGCGCCCGGATTACCCCCGAGACATGGGGTTCATGCGCGCCGGCTGA